The DNA segment TAACTATACAATTTTTTGAGAAAGTATACtatacacaaaatggtttgtTGAAGATAAATATGTACGTAGTTTTATTATGTGTTTAGTACATAGTTGAAAATAGATATAAGTTACCTTGAAATAAGATATTAATAACATGGCGTGCCACGTGCGTTACGCTAGGGTTTCCATGCTACCATCAATTACGTAACGAAttcattatcatttttttctcattatGAAAATCTATCAGCATCCATCCCTCGCACTAAATTGTTGTGATATTTTTAGACGAAAAATATATACAGGTGTGTGTGTCGTGTGTATCACTATCACTATCATATAGTATGTTACTCCATGCTATTAATCGACCTGCCCGTTTTCCTCTTGCTCTATAAATCTGTTTCATTTTCCATTGTTTTGTTTGCATAAGTTGCATGGAATTATAGTTGAGCTCATTAATGTCTCAATTCATAGTATAGACACATTATATGTTGTTTCATATGTGACATGTTATTAGTCAAATTCGTTAACACCTACATAGATATTATCGTCAGAAATATTGGTCACGAGTAATTAACTAGTAGTAGTATACTTCAGCATTTAATTATATCAGCTTATCAATGATGTACAATACTATCCCATCTTATTAATCACAATTAATAGATTTTGGTTTACCGGAAAACATTGACCTAGATTGATCTAGCTAGATAATAGCAACATAACCTAATCCATAAAAGGCGTCGTGGTCGGGAGTGCCCGCGGATATTTACGATGGCTGAGCTCAGGCTTATGGCACcacatgtaaataaataaacaaacaaactagTAGCAATAAATTAGtatgaaattagtttaaattttgattcagaAAAATTTTGCTATAAAAGTTACATTGGTTACTCAAATTAATGAcgatatttatattataaatgtcAGATAATAATTTTATCGTCTATATATGGtgataatttttgtttgtatgGTGTCATCCAACATATCtatcctatactaaaagggataTATGAGGAGTAGAGAAGCTGTCCACGTATGCAAATTAAATCAGCCAATCAGAGATCGTTTTTTCTGCCACGTCACAATCAGGCTTCCCAAAAAAATTGTGTCTATTGGATCGTCTTCTCATCTTTTCTCCTTATACAAAAACGTGACTTTTCTTCAGATGATTGTCTTCTCAACTTCCATACCATCCTCCATCactcataattatatattgatcCAACCCATAGAGTCACTAACAATAGATTGATTCGTCTATTTGATTCAATATCATCACCTCCACTTCAATTCTAAATACAATTTCCCAGTTTCAGAATTCAGATCAACCTGGGAGTACTCAAACGACAAATAATAACCACCGGTGACCAAATATGCCGCTTTAATATAACAAGCAACGATTTCCAGCTTTACTTCTCTGGAAAATTCGAGCACCGCAACACCGACGAAAATCCCACATCGTCTTGGAAAGCTTGGAGTCTCGGCCTTTCTGCATCCTCTGTTTCTTAACTTCGGTAATGTATAGATTCCCTCTGCAACCTTCATTTGGTCAAGACATGTGTTGTTTGCAGGGATCTCTACGATCATGGCTCTATCAGTATCCATCAAGACCCAAATTGTTCATATTCATCGTACATCATGTTGTTTCCCGTAAAGGTTTGTTCGATTCAATTATCTCAATCATATTTTGGAACATATGGTTCTGAGTTTGTTTTTTAAGTATAGATGATATTTTCAGTCAGATCGAGATGTTTACTAGATGTAGATATACTCGGTAACAAACGCTGTTGCAGAATGAAATTGGAATCATGTAAGCTGTTCATCTGTCGGCTCTCTTGGAAGATGCACTGAAGTTCGAGAGTACTTTCAGAGTTTCAGTAAGGTTTTAGAAGTGATACTCATTGAAGGATCGAGCCAGTGGCTGTggtcatggttttttttttgtttttgtttttagtctTCGCTGATCCCAGAGTTGTTGAGAGAGTCTTATTGCTCCTACACATAATTGATGTTAAATTGTAAGGATTCATCAAATTTATTTTGAGCCAATACTTCACTGCTTCAGTATCAATCTGCTTCTTTCAATATTTCGTTGTTTGGAACAGAAGTTACTGGTCCTCCAGGTAAAGCTATTATTTTAACATTCATGTTTTTGACTATGTCTTCTGTTGTCATCAGTTAGCGTCAAGAGTCTCTGATAAACATTATCTGCTAATCTTTGTCAAACGTTTTTGTATTCCAGACATATATAGTAAAGAGAatctttgttatttcatggtgcTTAATCTAACTCTGCTGCTTTCTTGAAGTCTCATTAGTATGATATACTCACAAGGATTACCACCATACATATAGGTTTTACAGGTAAATAGTATATGATAAGCTATATATGTATAGGAAGGAGAAGCAGATTCAAGCAGTTATTATTAAGGGAAGACACTGATCCTCAACTAATAATTCCTACAGGAACATGTATTACTTTGCATCTAAGTTCTTTATGCTTTGGTATTTCTTTTGTAGCTCCGTGCAAGTATTTGTTCTgtcattaaaagttaaaaccctTCATTCTAAACTCCCTCTTTTTTTTCTCAGGAGAGATGAACCGGGATGACAAAGGATTTGCAGACCCAGAGCGAATTCAGAAGCTCGTGAAAAACTATTCTCAGTTTGTTTTGTTCCCTATATACACGTAGCAGGTAAAAAGATACACAAAAAAGGAATGATCAACATGATGACCCATATATGAACTTAATCATGGCCCAAAGGCTCTGTCTGCAAGGGAAAATGTTCTATGTAGTTGCGTTACATGTCAGAAAACCTATAAAATTCTTATTTGGATGTTTGGTTCTCTCTTATACAGGTTGAATGTGTTGATGATTCAGCTGTGCTAAAAAAATAGATGAACAGGATGGCCAAACTGAGGTATACCTTCTTCTCTTATCATGTTCTGATAGTTATATTGATAAGCAtcagaaaaatatattgatCCGAATCAGGGAATAGCTAGATGTTCAAGGATCGTTGGCTTGAAGGTCACGACTTTTTTAACGTGTAATCgagaaaaaagaagacaaagaagatcGTTGAGCAATACTGGGAGTGGGAGCTTACTAATGAGGCGCTACCAAGTTGGGTAAGGATTTAAGACTCCTCTATGTATCTCATGTGCGCTCAGAATCAAAATTATGGAATCAATTATAGAGCTTATTTCTATTTGTTGCAGCTTCGGGACTCTAAGGATGTGACAACAGTGGAGTACAATGAGTTTTACAGAATAACTTTAAACACGTATATGGAACCGTTAACATCACCCCACTTCACAACAGAGGTACGTTGGAGGGAAGAGATATGTTGGAATAGTATATATCCATGAAACAATCCAAGCAGGTTATGATTTGTATCTGTTAAAAGGTGGTGACACCATGTTGATCCACTAATGATATATTGTTCTTAAACTGTTACTGATAATTTTCTTATTGTATCGTGTGGTCGAGTTTAGATCCATGGAGAAGGATGGTGTGGTTAATTAAAAGACAAAGAACATATATTGAATGGAtgatgaattttaaattaatccTAGAACTTGAATGACTCATACCAAATATTATTCTAGGTATTATATATTGATCAATATTTTTGATCCAATCACTAGAAAGACAAAAGGGAAACTGTGAAGAAAAGTAATATTACTATTTGATCAATATAAGAATTCCATACCAGGTTCCATGAATGTGATTATCTCACGTGGAACACTATATTTTTCCAAAATCCAAACAAACGCATGGTTGGTTGTTATAATATAAGTTTTGTTCGTACTTAATAGAAATGTTAagtgaaagaaatagaaaaaaaatactacaagTCTTACAAACTATTACTAACTAAGTGTAAGTATTTCAATTACAAACTAGATTAAGGTTTGCGCCTTGCGCAGAATGAacattagatatataaattattttatgtattatatgttttttacatattatgaaataattattatatattaaataattaaaagtcagtaattattacatatataattaaattggtacggacatataaatcaatttttttgatccaaacaatattttttctatttgataggatatataattaaatttacatgatatcaaaatacatagtatatttttaatattaatgtctattaaatgattccttctactcatatgatcttttgatcatttgtatattttatagcAAAACcgtaaattactgataacaaactTTTTATTGTGAGATTAATTTTgttagaaatttataatttttaaaaaattaagttgacaatgtttgttcaaagcttttatcaaaaatggtttaaagtaaatttcaaaattaaaatatttatgtattttatatggtatatagcataatttaaaacgatatatatatatatatatatatatatatatatatatatttttttttttcatcttaataattaattaaattagtctTTCTATTTAtctgattttgtaatcatttgtattttgccataacaaaatttttaaaccatggatcacaacatttgaatgtgagacttttaacagttttagtaactTATAGTCGTttctaaaaaattcaaaataaaacatatacagcaaaatttaaattttattatatggttaatgtggttgtttaatttattttaataattaaaattaaacaaatatgatagaagaaacactaatttttatcaaatctgttttattcaaaatcattaattttcatatatactttagtcacattaggcaattctataatttttatttaggaaaataataaaaaaaacattaataataaatttatggttagtttaataattttttactatagaattagatggaccaacatatttctataatgattctaagaatcatcatagTGATTAGACGTGgctacaataaaaaaaagttgcaatatttctcaattaatatatatggtaTCACTAAACATTTAAACCTATACTGTTTTTAAGTTAGTTAAAATACATTTGATCCCCTTTctaaatctacacattactaaaatattaaatttcatatatttagttttttgtaaTGACtcaatttcatatatttagctATTTGCAgtatataaattaacaattatattttggaaGCAAAAACTCTCAacacataaaaaataataataatgtgatCAGTGAACAGATAATCCAAAATCTAAGaccaaataattataatttctgATTTTAAAAGTGTGAATAATGGTATAGTAAATATGTCTTTGTATGCTTGAGTATATGGTAGATCTTAAATTTTCTTAGTAATTGTCCCGACACCATCAAAAAGATTCCATTTCATCAactataatatagattattcaaaatttcaactcaaaatggaaaaatatatctaaaatttgttATTATACCATATATGAGATCAAAAGtagtgagaaaaaaaattaacaacaaaTTAAATTACTCCATTGTAGGGTATTAGtaatcaaaatcaatttttggtttcataatttataaacttattttataatatcaaacatatgatttagagttaaaaaatttaacaaatcacattttaaatttattggaaaaaacaaataaaaataatataattgttAGTTAAAACTggttaaatataataaaaaatagatataattttaagtaAAACAACTCATACacgaaaaaaaagataatttaacaaatttaaaagataacaaccgcgcgtagcgcggtaaaATCTCTAGTATGAATAACTAGGGAACTAAAAGAAAATCATTGATTAGGTTAGTAGATGAGAACAATCAATGGGCTGGGACCATTTTGGGCCTACAAGCATAAGAGGTTAGTTAATTGTGGGCTTTAAATAAATGGGGCCCAATTGAACCCCTAAATTTTCCAACTTTCACAAATTTGACCACACAATCTCAACAATTCAGTACATACTCCCCGTCCTTCTTCACTTGTCATGGACATAATTATAAATCGGCACGCACCTAACCAGTAAACCACTACCAGGCCAAACATCTACACTATATATGGTCTATACATTCGTGTTTGCACACTAATTGAATATTTAATTCTTTCACCTACTGAATAGTTGAGTAAATTATTTATCTGCGAGCTTCATTTATTTTTCATCGACCTCacaaataaatgatttaatagAATCTCGTTTTGTCAAATGTATCGCGAAtgctattttattgtttgagtTAAAGAGTTGTTAACTTTAGGTGtgtttctccaaaaaaaaaactttaggagtggattttttttataaacataaaatgcaaaactagcATGTGAATAATTGATACTGGACCGCAAACTCAAACTCACTGGTCAAATCATGAGACTTTACAAGTGTATCAACATCAAATCATCAATGCTAAATCGATCCATTCATATTCTGTTGGCACATATCATTCTCACATAACTTCTTGGAATAGAGTATGTCCACCATAAACTCATAACCATAACGAATggtactattattatttttggcaCGAAAGAAGGtactaaaatataaacaattgtCCTTCTAAAACCATTGTATTAACGAATTTTTATGCCCAAGATGTTTGCACTCATTATAATAgcactgtatatttttttgaaaaagataatagcactgtatattattaatatatatgcttGTTCTTGTAAACTAAATATGTATAACCTAAACTAGCAGATCATACAACTtaaaaaatcttgaaaattATATAGACTGATAAACACGTAGGTTTTATTATAACTATGACATAATGACTTGAAATTTCACATTATCACGCAATCAAGAAAAAGTGATCTTACAAATgttcttattttcttaaaaaatttataaaaatataacttcTTTGTTTCGCTTAAAACACTTTAGATAagttattcaagaaaaaaaaaacacgttttgaagttttgaactcCTAAAACCTTATGTTAATCGTCTACTGATCGGTCTTTTCATCATGATCTTCCACATATCTCTTCCAAAGCCAATGCTGTCTCCACAGAAGATAAACCTCTTCAATAGGAACCTGCTTCGTCTCCGGCAACAGAAAGTAAACGAAACTTCCCATCCCGAACACAAGTCCGGCGAACAAAAGGAATATTCCGTACTTGAGATGACATAGCGACACGAGGAAACACTGCGCGATAAGCGCCGTGAAGAAAAGGTTTACACACACGACAACACTCTGACCAGCTGATCTTGTCTCTAATGGGAAGATCTCACTCGGAACTAACCATCCCATTGGTCCCCATGACCGACCGTACGCCAACACAAACAGACAAATAAGGATCACAAGAACCAAACCTAGCGACTTCGGTAGCTCTTTGCCTTCCCCAAACTTCAAGGCTAGTGTTACTCCTACTACAACCTACAAAAAGaggattttagggtttttagtgCTTTTTGGGAAGTTACTTGTATGACAAGTTAGAAGCCCTAGCTCATAGCAAAAGAGAGCATTTTAGGGGGTTTAGGGAAGTAACTTGGGTGACAAGATACAAGCACTCACCATATAACAAAACATCTCGACGCTAGCTTCAAGAAGAAGGAACCTTCTTCCAAATTTATCAGCCGAGTACATAGACATGATCGCGGCAATGACGAGCGCAGCGTTTGTCATTGTGGACGAGATAAGCGACGCAGAACcaccaaaccctaaactctgAAACATAACCGGAGCATAGAACAAAATAGAGTTCATTCCCGTTAGCTGCTGAAACGCAGGAAGACCAATCGCTCCAATCACTAGCTGCGGTCTGTTCCTCCGAGCAAAAAGGTTCCTAAACGGATTCTTCACGGCTCTCGCAGCTTCACTAGCTTCAAGAAGATCCTGAAACTCAGCTTCGATGTTGTTTGTGCCACGTACTTTTATCAGTACGGCTTTGGCTTCCTCGAGCTTCCCTTGTTCGACGAGACTGTTTGGTGTCTCCGGTAAGAAGAGTCCTCCGATGAACATGAGTGTAGCTGGTACCACAGCGAGGCCAAGAGAGAGTCTCCATCCCCAAGGATGGATTTGGTCTGTTTTGTAGTTTATCAGATTAGCCACTAAGATGCCTATGCAAGTTGTTAGCTGGAAAAGCTGGTTCACGGTTCCTCGGATCTTTGCTGGAGCCATCTCCGAGAGGTATAATGGAACCGCCTATAAACGCAAAcgcataaattaaatagaatGTTAAAAGCATAGCCAGAGCAGGACACATTTCATTCGacttaattttcaaattttatacatGTCACATATCCCTAacttatttgatttaaaaaaaaattaaaattaacctAAAAGTGTTTATGATCCTCTAAATTTTAGATTTGAGTCGTCTAGAATTTAGAGATTTGCCTGGTTTCCAAATCCAATGCCTATTCCGAGGAAGATTCGACCAATGATCAACATGAGGATGTTCTTGGCGGCAGCGTTGACGACTCCTCCGAGGAAGAAGCTGACGGAGCCAACGAGGATGCTTCCTCTTCTGCCATAGATTCTTGTGACATAAGAAGCTCCAAAGGTCGAGATCAAACCGGCGAAGTAGAGAGAAGAGGTGAAGAGTGTGAGGATTTGGTTGTCGTATTTGCAGTAATCTGTTTCGTGCATATGCTTTTGCTTTCTTTTATAGATCCCTGGGAAGAACTCTATCAAGAAATCGTCCATTGATGTAACACCACCTGCGTTTAACGATgaataagaaacaaaacagaGCAATGAATCTTGCATAAGATACTTGGATCACAAGAAACTAAAGATTTTGAGCTTAGGCAATATACAATTAACGAAACTGAGTAATCTTTTTTAGTAATGTACGGAATAAAATGAATTACAATTAATCGGGTGAAAAAGAATGGGATAATAGCATTTTGAGGGATAAAatgaatgtattttttttcaattatatttgatttatcCCATTCCAGACATTCATTTAATTCCATActtttaatttgatttattcCATTCAATATATTCAAATTAATCGGATGGAAAGGAATGGGATAATGGCATTTTGAGGGATAAAatgaagagaaaaagactagaatagcacaaaaccaagtttttgttcccaaagtagtaCTCAAtgttcaaagtcacaaaaataggtttcattaaagaggtaaatatacacttatattccttgggttaattaatccaaaccttagggtttagagttaaggggtggggttttgaaattatggtttaaaattttataaaaagtaaatattaaaataaaaaataaaaattttagaaacagtttcaaaaagtatttttaaattataaaaagaaaatttgaaaaaaaaaataaaaaaaaatttcaaaaaaaaatttcaaaaaaaaaattataaaaatttcgaatctgaaaacatataatctgaaactataaaaaaaattattttttttcatttttttatttttattttatttatttttatttatttttatttatttatttaattttaaaccaagggtattatggatattttacattttaatgaatgtcatttttgtgactttctccttctagtgctatttttgagacataaacttcaaaatgtgctattattgacaattgccctaaaatgaatgtatttttttcaattatatttgatttatcCCATTCCAGACATTCATTTAATTCCATACTTTTAATTTGATTTATCCCTTTCAATATATTCATTTAGTTCCATacgttttatttaatttatcccATTCCATACTTTCTTATATCATTAATGGTTTTCATTGTcgttcacaattttttttttccatttaccCCACAAGAATGTGtggaagaaaaacaaatattttccaTTTAACCGGTATAATAGTTTTGGAATTTATATGAAAAGCTAATTACACGGTTCTATGTATTCATAAAAATATCAGTGAGTTGCTGAACTTTGTCGGAAAGAGGACTGAGTTTTTCGGACAAAAGCAGATCAAGAAAGCTAAGGGTAAGAAATAGAGAAATTAACACAGAAAACCGTATGTTGCTGACGTTCTTTTGAGCTACAAGAAAGTGGATTTGGTTCTTAAGCAAGTGGAATTTATACAAGAAATAGCTAGATGGAGAAAGCATAGATAATTACCAGAGACTCCGAGATCATAGCCGAAGAGAGAGCCTCCTAAGGATCCAACGATGCAAGCAAATATGAAGTAAGCAGTGATACGATGCTCATAGAGATGAGCTCTCTTTAAGGCACCTTCGTCGGCAAGAACTCCACCAGCCATAGTTGTACACGTTGTAATTCGATAGGAGCAAATGTCTTTGTAGCTTTGATCAGAGCTCTTCGAGATAAAAATAAAGGTTATAATAGAAGATATACTTTGACTAGTTCGCTCCCCTTATCCCTTCTTATAAGGAAAGGACTCTTGACTTCATCTTTGTTATTTAGTCCATGGTGGTTGGTACTATTTAATATTTCCTTCGTAAATTACTTATTATAGATGCATGTGTACTTCATATAGAATACCcgatcaaaaatattaaaatagacaAAACATGTGTCgctaattttgttttcattaacgAGATAAATAAAGACCCTAAACGTACGAAAGTTGCATGTGAGCAATTCATGCAAGTTTTTCCGCATTTTTTGTTAGGTGTGCACTGGTGCATAGTACATGAGTGGTTGAGAAGAAGTTAAAATGCTCTTTTCATCactaaaatttctcaaaatgaaTTAAGAAAGTAGGTTATATAAATGGTTCAAACTCTATTTTTgtctaataataatattacgTGAGATTATTTATTACagcaaacattttttaaaagtagtaaCACAACTTTCTAAGTCTAAATTCACTAATTATCGACAATGGGTTACAAAACACATTTAGTATGCTGAGAATGTTCACAATTAAAATTACGATAGttcatggatttttttttgtgtctgtCTACCTTTTTTAAGGCTGATactacaaatataaaaaatattacagagATGATAAAATCAAGaattttacttgtttggttagagcatgattaacggtATGCGATCTGATCcttaaaagtaaaaaacaaattttgattttttttttgtccttaaaaaaattaaaaaaaagtgaacCAATTACGGACCGTCACGTGTCGGTGGAGACCCGCAAACAGTGAAAAAAACTCTCCCAAATTCGATCCTTGGCGACTTTCGGGACCGTTTTTGAACATTTATGTGAGGCCTACACCTTAATTTTGTGCAAAAACCACTTTAAGAAACATCGATATTCATGATGTTAGAATTAATGTTTAGTTGTACCATCTAAACTGTTTTATAAATGCCAACAAAATAATTGTCTTATAAATATCCATGTCTAAAAGGTTTTACTTGCGTTATGTTAaagattttatatgttttttcactgtataattagttaataaatCTGTTTTTCCAAAACTCAGAAATTGGATCttatagttcttttttttttggtcaaaagatCTTATAGTTCTTTTTGGACAAAAATTTGATCTTATAgatttaaaacattaattagTCCACGTTTGAACTTTCTGTAACTGTTGATGTAAAAATACACCAAAGAGAATGTGACACGTCAGTAAACTAAAGTTATAGAAAAGGAAATTAGGACTTTCTCTTTATCTCCCACGTCGGAAattcataaattaaattaaaaaaaaaaacctaaattaccaaaaaaaaaacaaaatctcgaTTTTTCTTCAAAGTCCCAATTTTTATTTTCCTGCATTGATACGAGCAACTTCGAAGGCAGCACTTGCGAACTCTGGGTTTCTCTTCTGGGATAAACGAAATCGATCCACGGCCTTTAAAACTTTCGTGAGTGCAATTCGTATTTCAATCGGTCGTCTTGATTTTGGGAAATCGTTTATGTTTTTCTTATGATTCGTTCTGGGCTCTGATCGTTTCGGTGTAGATTGCTTCCCCTTCTCCGTGAGACGTTCTGGGTTTCCAAGATTTTGATTTCGATATTAATAAGTTCAAAAAAGATTTGATTTTGATATTAAAAAGTTGAAAAAGATGTGATTTTGATCGTAACCCAATCTAATTCTTCTCTTGTTTACTCGTTATGCAGGTTGCCATTGGTCATAGCTTGAATAAAGGATCAGTGtgaagatttgattttttttttctgaaaaaatggAGTGGAGAGGAATCATCTGCActctcttcttcattctttCCATTGGAGAGTCTTCTAGTAGGTTCAGGATCATGTGGCTTCCTAACCTCGGTGCTGGTGTTGATTTTTCTGGAACATACTTCACTTGGCCAATCTTAAGTGCCAGCGTCTTCGTTACTGTCGCCATCCTCATCTCCATGTATCTCATCTTTGAGCACCTAGCTTCTTATAACCAGCCTGAGGTTGTTTGTTCATCTGTATAACTTTTCACTGATTAGAGAGTTGGAACATTGCTAACTGATCATAGCTTTTGTTACAGGAACAGAAGTTTCTTATTGGACTTATTCTCATGGTCCCTGTCTATGCCCTGGAATCGGTATGATTGATAAGCTTACTACTATATATGATGTTACATCCCATATTTAGAATAGTTTCCTGATTCTTGGATCTTTATGATTCTCTTCCTGCAGTTTCTGTCTTTGGTGAACTCAGAAGCAGCTTTTAACTGCGAGGTGATTCGTGATTGTTATGAAGCTTTTGCACTCTACTGCTTTGAGAGATACATGATAGCTTGCCTAGGTAAATGCTTCACATTCCTGATTCACTTGAAGATATCTTTGGGATTCTTGTTTTCATCTCTGTATCCTCCACAGATGGAGAAGACCGTACGATTGAATTCATGGAGCAACAGACAGTGATCACCCAGACCACTCCTCTTCTCGAAGGCACATGTTCTTATAAAGTTGTGGAGCACCCTTTCCCAATGAACTGCTTCCTAAAAGACTGGAACCTTGGTCCTCAGTTTTATCACGCTGTCAAAATTGGCATCGTTCAATATGTATGTCACCactgtcataaaaaaaaacttgtggaCTTATTATATACTGTGTGATCTATTCAACTGACTTTAAAAAATTTTCTGCTTCTTCAGATGATACTGAAGATGATCTGTGCTCTATTAGCAATGCTCCTTGAAGCCTTTGGAGTTTATGGAGAAGGCAAGTTCCAATGGAACTACGGGTAATCTTCTTTCCTTTCATCATCCATTCTTGGGGACAACCTAatgaaatattcaaattaagaaaaaactaattagtactccctctgttcccgAAAGTAGGatttttctagattttttttgtttgttttaaaatgatagattttctagAATCTTAAGGTACTTTT comes from the Brassica napus cultivar Da-Ae chromosome A7, Da-Ae, whole genome shotgun sequence genome and includes:
- the LOC106354624 gene encoding sugar transport protein 14, whose amino-acid sequence is MAGGVLADEGALKRAHLYEHRITAYFIFACIVGSLGGSLFGYDLGVSGGVTSMDDFLIEFFPGIYKRKQKHMHETDYCKYDNQILTLFTSSLYFAGLISTFGASYVTRIYGRRGSILVGSVSFFLGGVVNAAAKNILMLIIGRIFLGIGIGFGNQAVPLYLSEMAPAKIRGTVNQLFQLTTCIGILVANLINYKTDQIHPWGWRLSLGLAVVPATLMFIGGLFLPETPNSLVEQGKLEEAKAVLIKVRGTNNIEAEFQDLLEASEAARAVKNPFRNLFARRNRPQLVIGAIGLPAFQQLTGMNSILFYAPVMFQSLGFGGSASLISSTMTNAALVIAAIMSMYSADKFGRRFLLLEASVEMFCYMVVVGVTLALKFGEGKELPKSLGLVLVILICLFVLAYGRSWGPMGWLVPSEIFPLETRSAGQSVVVCVNLFFTALIAQCFLVSLCHLKYGIFLLFAGLVFGMGSFVYFLLPETKQVPIEEVYLLWRQHWLWKRYVEDHDEKTDQ